One Thermofilum pendens Hrk 5 DNA segment encodes these proteins:
- a CDS encoding MFS transporter codes for MGKGSLSFYISLYIVVFITMIDHSTISPIVAQYAKSLGASDSLAGIIVASYSMSALISLPVVGLLLDKVSRAGVVQSLILADLAVVYLYTLPRSPTELLVVRALHGAVDSALFPGILAVFRDMVTRRLETGFTLYWVVTGTPIAIGSLLARTVVLHYGFRGVFYALIPLYVAGLIASIEISRRYREALARRALWEGPRDPVALGTLVAAYVSAYILYTGIGTVVGSMSISLTRGLGLPREAAAAEVAWWAFQATLFSLLVMAFTARHVVREVSKALWALAIGLSGVALSMGLLLVSIESLSRTLSSLFFGVALGTVLPASSKIVSDTHYKYRGRASALLSVSFLTGVITGAVASSRLLETAHGLYTNYLPAAAGASLGLLLVLYVASRRRASRST; via the coding sequence ATGGGGAAAGGGTCTCTTTCCTTCTACATCTCGCTGTACATAGTAGTCTTTATAACAATGATAGACCACTCGACGATATCTCCTATAGTGGCGCAGTACGCGAAGTCTCTGGGAGCCTCGGACTCCCTAGCAGGTATCATCGTGGCGTCGTACTCTATGTCTGCCCTAATCTCTCTACCCGTAGTGGGCCTACTGCTAGACAAGGTCTCGAGGGCAGGCGTGGTCCAGTCTCTCATACTCGCAGACCTGGCTGTAGTATACCTCTACACCCTCCCAAGAAGCCCCACGGAGCTACTCGTGGTGAGGGCTCTGCACGGGGCGGTAGACTCAGCCCTCTTTCCAGGTATACTGGCTGTATTTAGAGACATGGTCACTAGGAGACTGGAGACAGGGTTCACGCTATACTGGGTCGTGACGGGGACGCCGATAGCTATCGGGAGCCTGCTCGCGAGGACAGTAGTCCTGCACTACGGCTTCCGCGGGGTCTTCTACGCATTGATACCACTCTACGTTGCAGGCTTGATCGCCTCTATAGAGATCTCTAGGAGGTACAGGGAGGCCTTGGCCAGGAGAGCACTGTGGGAGGGGCCGAGGGATCCCGTGGCCCTCGGAACGCTGGTAGCCGCGTACGTCTCTGCATACATCCTCTACACGGGCATAGGGACCGTGGTGGGTAGTATGTCAATCTCTCTGACTAGAGGCCTGGGGCTCCCCAGGGAGGCCGCGGCCGCGGAGGTTGCTTGGTGGGCCTTTCAGGCCACCCTCTTCTCTCTCTTAGTCATGGCCTTCACCGCAAGACACGTTGTCAGAGAGGTCTCAAAAGCGCTGTGGGCCCTGGCGATAGGCCTGTCTGGCGTAGCTCTCTCCATGGGACTGCTTCTAGTGAGCATAGAGAGCCTCTCGAGGACCCTCTCGTCCCTATTCTTCGGGGTAGCTCTCGGCACGGTACTCCCGGCCTCCTCGAAGATCGTGTCCGACACCCACTATAAGTACAGGGGGAGGGCCTCTGCACTACTATCGGTATCCTTCCTCACAGGCGTCATAACAGGGGCTGTGGCCTCCTCGAGGCTCCTCGAGACGGCACACGGCCTCTACACGAACTACCTGCCCGCCGCGGCAGGCGCCTCTCTAGGACTCCTGCTCGTGCTCTACGTAGCCTCTAGGAGACGGGCCTCCCGCAGTACCTAG
- a CDS encoding HEPN domain-containing protein yields MSFEEAEVLRRRAHAFLRNALRLIDEGEYDLAAFSLEQYCRLILEYKLLVLKGSYPRTHSLRRLIRELGEAEPSVLELVENVGNLHYVARLEEAYLASRYFPTAYEEAEVRDLARFVAEVFRRRVEG; encoded by the coding sequence ATGTCTTTCGAAGAGGCGGAGGTTCTCAGGAGGAGGGCGCACGCTTTTCTGAGGAACGCGCTAAGGCTTATCGATGAGGGTGAGTACGACTTGGCGGCGTTCAGCCTGGAGCAGTACTGCCGGCTGATACTCGAGTACAAGTTGCTGGTGCTGAAGGGAAGCTACCCGAGAACCCACTCGCTGAGGAGGCTTATACGCGAGCTGGGCGAGGCGGAGCCCTCCGTCCTCGAGCTCGTGGAGAACGTCGGCAACCTGCACTACGTGGCGAGGCTTGAGGAGGCGTACCTGGCCTCCAGGTACTTCCCCACGGCCTACGAGGAGGCCGAGGTCAGGGACCTGGCGAGGTTCGTCGCCGAGGTGTTCAGGAGGCGTGTCGAGGGGTAG
- a CDS encoding nucleotidyltransferase domain-containing protein: MSRGSALRFLRDYRAVAGLVKEVARRFDPEARVFVFGSAVRGDYTAASDIDVLVVTSAVDRKYDLMVEVYRSTEAPVELHVASPEQFEKWYKRFIPPSELVEV, from the coding sequence GTGTCGAGGGGTAGCGCTCTCCGCTTCCTCAGGGACTACAGGGCTGTCGCCGGGCTCGTGAAGGAGGTGGCTAGGCGCTTCGACCCCGAGGCGAGGGTCTTCGTCTTCGGCTCGGCGGTCAGGGGCGACTACACCGCGGCTAGCGACATAGACGTGCTCGTAGTGACGTCGGCGGTCGACAGGAAGTACGACTTAATGGTGGAGGTTTACAGGAGCACTGAGGCGCCAGTCGAGCTCCACGTAGCGAGCCCCGAGCAGTTCGAGAAGTGGTACAAGAGGTTCATACCGCCCAGCGAGCTGGTCGAGGTCTAG